The proteins below are encoded in one region of Belonocnema kinseyi isolate 2016_QV_RU_SX_M_011 chromosome 5, B_treatae_v1, whole genome shotgun sequence:
- the LOC117172486 gene encoding integrator complex subunit 12-like, with protein sequence MDDSDTEGKIYKGLALMHSREKSSTKKLRMMLDSFIAKKCGPEQTLESRIPRNFLKKVESCQQIPQVLSEVDSSSVDSEIFSDGVDEILLMPIKIRSESEDSLDMDEVPRISIPDEGFGDGALCLVCNGSNLGPFILLECHNCEEVYHPLCHQPPVTEIDIYDPELIWFCGNCTQTDKKKN encoded by the exons atggACGATTCTGATACAGAGGGGAAAATTTATAAAGGACTAGCCCTGATGCATTCAAGGGAAAAAAGCAGTACCAAAAAGCTAAGAATGATGCTTGATTCTTTTATAGCGAAAAAATGCGGCCCTGAACAAACTCTCGAGTCGAGAATACCGaggaactttttgaaaaaagtggaatcTTGCCAGCAAATTCCTCAAGTTCTTTCTGAAGTGGATTCATCTTCcg TTGATTCGGAGATTTTTTCTGATGGGGTGGACGAAATCTTGCTGATGccaataaaaattagaagtgaGTCGGAGGATTCTCTCGACATGGACGAGGTACCAAGAATATCGATTCCTGACGAAGGATTTGGAGACGGAGCTCTTTGTTTG GTGTGCAATGGATCAAATTTGGGACCATTTATACTTCTTGAATGTCACAACTGCGAAGAGGTCTACCATCCTCTTTGTCATCAACCCCCAGTCACTGAAATTGATATCTATGATCCGGAATTAATTTGGTTTTGTGGAAATTGCACTCAAACGGACAAGAAAAAAAACTGA